The Castor canadensis chromosome 13, mCasCan1.hap1v2, whole genome shotgun sequence genome has a window encoding:
- the LOC109696117 gene encoding histo-blood group ABO system transferase 1 isoform X3, with amino-acid sequence MVYPQPKVLSPVRKDVLVVTPWLAPIVWEGTFNIDILNEQFRLQNTTIGLTVFAIKKYVVFLKLFLETAEQHFMVGHQVTYYVFTDRPADVPQVPLGAGRRLVVLTVHSHTRWQDVSMHRMDMISRFSEQRFLREVDYLVCTDVDMKFRDHVGVEILASLFGTLHPSFYQSSREAFTYERRPQSQAYIARGEGDFYYLGGFFGGSVAEVLRLTKACHEAMVADKANGIEAVWHDESHLNKYLLYHKPTKVLSPEYLWDQQLLGWPAVMKKLRFVAVPKNHQAIRNP; translated from the exons ATGGTTTATCCCCAGCCAAAGGTGCTATCACCCGT TAGGAAAGACGTCCTAGTAGTGACTCCTTGGCTGGCTCCCATCGTCTGGGAGGGGACCTTCAACATCGACATCCTGAATGAGCAATTCCGGCTTCAGAACACCACCATTGGACTCACCGTGTTTGCCATCAAAAA ATACGTGGTGTTCCTGAAGCTGTTCCTGGAGACGGCGGAGCAGCACTTTATGGTGGGGCACCAGGTCACTTACTACGTGTTCACAGACCGGCCGGCCGACGTGCCGCAGGTGCCCCTGGGGGCCGGACGGCGGCTGGTGGTCCTGACCGTGCACAGCCACACGCGCTGGCAGGACGTCTCCATGCACCGCATGGACATGATCAGCCGCTTCTCGGAGCAGCGCTTCCTGCGCGAGGTGGATTACCTGGTGTGCACCGACGTGGACATGAAGTTCCGCGACCACGTGGGCGTGGAGATCCTGGCCTCCCTCTTCGGCACCCTGCACCCCAGCTTCTACCAGAGCAGCCGTGAGGCCTTCACCTATGAGCGCCGGCCCCAGTCCCAGGCCTACATCGCCCGGGGAGAGGGCGACTTCTACTACCTGGGAGGCTTCTTTGGGGGATCGGTGGCCGAGGTGCTGCGGCTCACCAAAGCCTGTCACGAGGCCATGGTGGCCGACAAGGCCAATGGCATCGAGGCCGTGTGGCACGACGAGAGCCACCTGAACAAGTACCTGCTGTACCACAAGCCCACTAAGGTGCTGTCCCCGGAGTACCTGTGGGACCAGCAGCTGCTGGGCTGGCCGGCGGTCATGAAGAAGCTGCGATTCGTGGCGGTGCCCAAGAACCACCAGGCAATCCGGAACCCATAG
- the LOC109696117 gene encoding histo-blood group ABO system transferase 1 isoform X1 has protein sequence MAELQTLAGKLKCSLLHRGTLPLAILILVFFCYGFLSSSRQTLGDLEAEPSVAVGKLDRWQVVTLSRMVYPQPKVLSPVRKDVLVVTPWLAPIVWEGTFNIDILNEQFRLQNTTIGLTVFAIKKYVVFLKLFLETAEQHFMVGHQVTYYVFTDRPADVPQVPLGAGRRLVVLTVHSHTRWQDVSMHRMDMISRFSEQRFLREVDYLVCTDVDMKFRDHVGVEILASLFGTLHPSFYQSSREAFTYERRPQSQAYIARGEGDFYYLGGFFGGSVAEVLRLTKACHEAMVADKANGIEAVWHDESHLNKYLLYHKPTKVLSPEYLWDQQLLGWPAVMKKLRFVAVPKNHQAIRNP, from the exons ATGGCTGAGCTGCAGACACTGGCCG GAAAACTGAAATGCTCCTTGCTTCATCGTGGAACCCTTCCGCTAGCAATTCTTATCTTGGTCTTCTTTTG CTATGGGTTCCTGAGCTCCAGCAGACAGACGCTGGGAGACCTGGAAGCTGAGCCCAG CGTGGCTGTGGGGAAGCTGGACCGCTGGCAAGTTGTAACCTTGTCCAG gATGGTTTATCCCCAGCCAAAGGTGCTATCACCCGT TAGGAAAGACGTCCTAGTAGTGACTCCTTGGCTGGCTCCCATCGTCTGGGAGGGGACCTTCAACATCGACATCCTGAATGAGCAATTCCGGCTTCAGAACACCACCATTGGACTCACCGTGTTTGCCATCAAAAA ATACGTGGTGTTCCTGAAGCTGTTCCTGGAGACGGCGGAGCAGCACTTTATGGTGGGGCACCAGGTCACTTACTACGTGTTCACAGACCGGCCGGCCGACGTGCCGCAGGTGCCCCTGGGGGCCGGACGGCGGCTGGTGGTCCTGACCGTGCACAGCCACACGCGCTGGCAGGACGTCTCCATGCACCGCATGGACATGATCAGCCGCTTCTCGGAGCAGCGCTTCCTGCGCGAGGTGGATTACCTGGTGTGCACCGACGTGGACATGAAGTTCCGCGACCACGTGGGCGTGGAGATCCTGGCCTCCCTCTTCGGCACCCTGCACCCCAGCTTCTACCAGAGCAGCCGTGAGGCCTTCACCTATGAGCGCCGGCCCCAGTCCCAGGCCTACATCGCCCGGGGAGAGGGCGACTTCTACTACCTGGGAGGCTTCTTTGGGGGATCGGTGGCCGAGGTGCTGCGGCTCACCAAAGCCTGTCACGAGGCCATGGTGGCCGACAAGGCCAATGGCATCGAGGCCGTGTGGCACGACGAGAGCCACCTGAACAAGTACCTGCTGTACCACAAGCCCACTAAGGTGCTGTCCCCGGAGTACCTGTGGGACCAGCAGCTGCTGGGCTGGCCGGCGGTCATGAAGAAGCTGCGATTCGTGGCGGTGCCCAAGAACCACCAGGCAATCCGGAACCCATAG
- the LOC109696117 gene encoding histo-blood group ABO system transferase 1 isoform X2: MDPIGKLKCSLLHRGTLPLAILILVFFCYGFLSSSRQTLGDLEAEPSVAVGKLDRWQVVTLSRMVYPQPKVLSPVRKDVLVVTPWLAPIVWEGTFNIDILNEQFRLQNTTIGLTVFAIKKYVVFLKLFLETAEQHFMVGHQVTYYVFTDRPADVPQVPLGAGRRLVVLTVHSHTRWQDVSMHRMDMISRFSEQRFLREVDYLVCTDVDMKFRDHVGVEILASLFGTLHPSFYQSSREAFTYERRPQSQAYIARGEGDFYYLGGFFGGSVAEVLRLTKACHEAMVADKANGIEAVWHDESHLNKYLLYHKPTKVLSPEYLWDQQLLGWPAVMKKLRFVAVPKNHQAIRNP, from the exons GAAAACTGAAATGCTCCTTGCTTCATCGTGGAACCCTTCCGCTAGCAATTCTTATCTTGGTCTTCTTTTG CTATGGGTTCCTGAGCTCCAGCAGACAGACGCTGGGAGACCTGGAAGCTGAGCCCAG CGTGGCTGTGGGGAAGCTGGACCGCTGGCAAGTTGTAACCTTGTCCAG gATGGTTTATCCCCAGCCAAAGGTGCTATCACCCGT TAGGAAAGACGTCCTAGTAGTGACTCCTTGGCTGGCTCCCATCGTCTGGGAGGGGACCTTCAACATCGACATCCTGAATGAGCAATTCCGGCTTCAGAACACCACCATTGGACTCACCGTGTTTGCCATCAAAAA ATACGTGGTGTTCCTGAAGCTGTTCCTGGAGACGGCGGAGCAGCACTTTATGGTGGGGCACCAGGTCACTTACTACGTGTTCACAGACCGGCCGGCCGACGTGCCGCAGGTGCCCCTGGGGGCCGGACGGCGGCTGGTGGTCCTGACCGTGCACAGCCACACGCGCTGGCAGGACGTCTCCATGCACCGCATGGACATGATCAGCCGCTTCTCGGAGCAGCGCTTCCTGCGCGAGGTGGATTACCTGGTGTGCACCGACGTGGACATGAAGTTCCGCGACCACGTGGGCGTGGAGATCCTGGCCTCCCTCTTCGGCACCCTGCACCCCAGCTTCTACCAGAGCAGCCGTGAGGCCTTCACCTATGAGCGCCGGCCCCAGTCCCAGGCCTACATCGCCCGGGGAGAGGGCGACTTCTACTACCTGGGAGGCTTCTTTGGGGGATCGGTGGCCGAGGTGCTGCGGCTCACCAAAGCCTGTCACGAGGCCATGGTGGCCGACAAGGCCAATGGCATCGAGGCCGTGTGGCACGACGAGAGCCACCTGAACAAGTACCTGCTGTACCACAAGCCCACTAAGGTGCTGTCCCCGGAGTACCTGTGGGACCAGCAGCTGCTGGGCTGGCCGGCGGTCATGAAGAAGCTGCGATTCGTGGCGGTGCCCAAGAACCACCAGGCAATCCGGAACCCATAG